From the genome of Nicotiana sylvestris chromosome 1, ASM39365v2, whole genome shotgun sequence:
ATTATCAAGCTAaaattcaatggaacagtgtttTTCCTAGAGTTTTAAGCCGTTGAGGATTTTTTAGGATTCTTAGCTCTTAAAAATCTGAATTGAGCTGCAAGtaactatgcctttataggcaagtaaCTAGGGCAGCTttggggtttagtttatttcatTTTAGTCCTTTTCAGCTTTTCCTTTTGCTTAAAGGGCCCCCGAATTACTGACTTGTGGATCAAGTTAGTACATTCAGCAACTTCTAGGCAACTTCTTAAAAGTTAACTCAGAGATTCCCTATGTCTTTTACCCAAACTAACCCTTAATTGCTCTATTTTTACCTTGAACTCAAATGAGTtggggtcaatttgacccaaggTTCCAATTCAAAACTGGGCCAATCCCTTCCCCTTGGCCCCAATTTTAATTCAAAAGCTCCAACACAAGAACTACAGGTAGAACTAATGAGCAGAATAAAATATGCAAGCTCAAACAAATCGTAGGCCCAAAGAACATTTTCAAAATTAACCAGTTAACTAAATGTCTTTCTAAACAGACACTAACCAAAATGACTAAAACAATTTCCAAAACTAAACATGCATGACTGAATggaaacaagaaataaaaataaaaaaataaataagaatccTGGAGAAAAGAAGAAACAGAGAAACGGGTAGAgggaaaaacataaagaaaactaATTTGAACAAAGAAGACAGAACGAGATTACCTACTAGGACTCGAGCGATTTGAGGAATGGGGTTTGAACCTTCAAACTCTTCGGATTTTCTGGCCTGCTACGAtgttaatcgtgtgttcttaataagaacacacgaataacCTCGAAAATGACCCAAATCTTCAAGCAGAAATGAATCGGGGACCTCTTGGGAATCATGGGTTTATTTGGATTTAAGATTCGAACAGTTCCTGGGTTATTTGAAGGACACAGAGTGAGGATTTGGAATGAGGGAGGGAAGACGGTCCTAGGGTGTCAACTTGGGGTTGAACAGAGGCACCGCCGCCACCGGAGAAACTGTGGCGACGCTAGGGTTTCCACCTATAAACTGAGATTCGAGAGGTTCTGGGTATATTTGAAGGAAATTGAACGGATATCTGGGATAGGGTGGTGGAGGGGAACATTTGGTGTAAGTCTAATGTCGATttgaggtggcgccgccaccaatGGCGGTGGGAATCCACCGGGGGCTTCTAGGGTTTCTAGTTGGTCTCTGGGATGGGGTattgagagagacgagtgaggggtaGGGGAGAACAGTCTCTTAGGACCGTTATATATTAAAATAAGGTTAGTTCTGGACCGTCAGATCAACTAACCTCGACGGTCGAGATCAAATGATAATAAAACGACGTCATTTCGAATGAAGGGGTGACCGGATCGGGTTGGACCAGTCAGGGgatgggttatggactgggtcagCCGGGTTTTGCACTGGAAAATTTGGGCCTGGGGGTTTAATTTGAAAGCTGGCCCAAAAATACAAACTTAATTCAaaattccttttcctttttctcttcttcttttttttcgaaaattaattaaaatcaaaattaattccTAGAACTAAAAAAACTGATTAAACCTAGAAtgataattaacacaattaattaaaaacaaattaacaaaaaacaaaaaaaaactactcaaaatcaaagctaaaattaaaagtgcaaattaatctaaatttcttgtgatttttccattttatgcaacaattaattttctaattgatcctaaaatgtaaaattaaccctaaatgcaaatgcaacatatttctttttgtatttttcactaattaaaatgcacaaacaaagtgcaaacaattaacagaaaatgctacaaaaatctccaaaattgcaaacactgaaagaaattattttgttttgaacttatgggagtaattcatatagggcaaaaattacgtgctcacaactgAGAAGCATACTCTATGCTcttcatctttgcggaccgcacaaaatggtgtgcggccgtgTTGGTCTTGATCTTGGTACTTGttcaagtttcactcctttttgagctggtttttgacacaTTGTCACCTTgtttcaaacctgcaatcaagtacaacttgtgagtctttgagactattttgtacacatttctaatcaaaacttaagcgagaaggagtgtaaaatgcatcataatccctcgTTATcacctcacataccttaacttcctgctcttgagcgtaatacaatatttgccaaccctttcaactttaatctatataaatacaagtcaaagggatttcAAATTAGGAATAATACTCCTGTTTTGGTCACataggcattttatcaaacacttggtggaTATAAAGCTTCATAGACCctattaatggtgtttctacacccaacaacacattctcttgctcctagataaattctaaatcCTCAAATTGCTATAATCAATaccattctttatcacccataagatAAACAATATCCTTAATCAATAGTCAAAAACCAACAATCCATGCATAtaaccgttcatgcttttctattaaacctatcaactcatatctcatgaacttagagtctataatcattaatccaatgctatAATCAATTAGAGGATGAAGGTATTACCTTTTGATGTTCAAtcctcttgaattcgagttctagggtttcttctctcaacaatgatatCCCAATCAAATTTATAATGATTTAAAGTGTTTACTATGTTAATAAAGTTTTGgagaattgaaattaacttagaatcaccttTAGAATTTACCTTGGATGGTGGAGGGACCTTTGTAGAGTTAGATTCTTGAGAGcttccctttctagagcaagtttttgtgTTTTAGGGGTGTGAGGGACCAGGTAGGGTTTTTAAAATGACTCCCCGGGTGCGCTCCTGCGCACCTGAACACGCAGTAGGGCAGTCACACGGGACTAGTAAAATGCATATAACATTTTTCACAAAGATCCGTTCGAGCttcacaatatatcgttggaaagttgtttcaaagggctacaacttttatgttttgagttttcTCCAATTTCTAACAGAATTTCATGAAATCAATATGATAGACAAACCTTCcataaacttagtcgattttatcgaatcttatgcacctcacttttcGTCTTGATTACAAACGGCTATTTCCACCTATACTAATCCCTATAGGACTTTATATGTCTTAAATATAacattaatactcatttaacACGTCCACACCTAGTTCAAATTTACGAAGTGTGACATTATCTCCCCCTTTGGATCATTCATCCTTGAATGATTGTCTGGCTGTAACTTCGGCTAACTCTGGACCTTAAACGGGTCTGGtggaaacatgaactttcatGAAAACTTGCATACTAAGCTGAATGAATGCATGATTATTGAACTGATGATATACTGAATTGAATGACTACTGCATTGACTGAATACTGAGCTGACTGAATACTGAAGGGTGTGGAGATTATAATATAAGATCTGAATGAAAAGGTTAGTTACCATCAACATTTCTCCGAAACACCCTCCACCTATCATAGCATATCACAAGTCTCACAGGGCATCATAATACGCATAACATAAAACATATACGTGAATACTGGTCTACCATGTatacgtgaatactgaactaatatggatatatgaatattgaacTAGCATGAAtatttgagtactgaactgacatcaATATCTGAGTACTAAGCTGGCATGAATATCTAAGTATtggactgacatgagtatctgagtattgAACTAACATGAGTATCTAAGTACTGGAAACTTAAATGTTATAACATGATACATGAAATAATGTACATCCGCAAATTCTGGTGGCaactctaactcataagctaattgTCCGACCCTTCGTAGGATCCTATATGGCCCGATGTATCTGGGACTaagctttcctttcttcccaaatcttataacacctttcataggcgaaacgtTCAgtaacacccaatcatcaacttgaaattctaggtctctatgccgcacgtccgaataggacttttggaAGCTCTGAGTTGTCTTCAAATTCTCTTCAATCAACTTGACTTTATCCATAGTCTTATGGACCAAATTTGGTCCCAACAACTCTGCTTCACCAACTTTGAGCCAACCAATTGGCTATCTACACCTTTGCCTATACAGAGTTTCGTACggtgccatcttgatactagaatggtaggtgttattattagcaaactcaataagaggtatgtgatcatcccaattacctttaACATCAAAGACATATCCTCAAGTGTTTGAATAATACGCTCTACTTGGCCATCTTTCTGAGGATGAAAACTTGTGCCTAATCCTTTCTAAAAGAACTTCTAACAGTTCATTTAAAACTGAGAACCACGGTCCGAAATGACGGACAATGGAGTATCATACAATCAGACTATTTCCTGAATGTACAACTTGGCATAATCTTCTGCGAAATCTGTGGTCTTTACCGGCAAGAAATGTGATGACTTAGTAAGTTGATTTACAATTACGCAATCAAATCATGCTTTCAAAATGAGCGAGATATTCATGTTATAAAgtccatatttaccatctccactcaaGAATATGTGTATTTTATGGTAAAACATTAGGCTTTCTGATGCTCGACTTTCACTTATTGATAATTCGGACACTTGGCAACAAAGTCTGCGACGTTAtttttcatgttgttccaccaataaatctccTTAAGACCTTGATACATATTCGCGGAACCTGAGTAAATAGAATACCTGAAATTCTAGGCTTCTAACATGATCCTCCTtctttaagtccatctatgtctggaacGCATAGCCCGTCTTAGTACTTCAAAGTATCATCATCTCCCCTTGTTCAAAAGCCATCGTCTTATGCTTGTGCATCCCCTCTTTCAGCTGcaacaagtagggatcatcaGACGATTTCTCTTTTACTTCGGTTACTAAGGAGGAACAAGTCCTGTTCTGGACAACAACTCTACCATCTTCGGAGTCCGAAAGTCGAGCTCCTTGCTTGGCTAAGTGGTGAGCTTCTTTCACCACATTTCTCTTGTCTACCTCAATCATGATCTATACTTCCCATGCTTAATTATCTTTTTAAGGTACTTCCTGAAAACAGTTATAGCCTTGTTCTGAGCTAAGTTTTTGACCAATACTCCAAAGATTAGAGTATTGTGCAATGGAACTACCTTCGTAATACATAAATGGGCATGATTTTATAGTTTTTATATCCCATGCTAACTATGCAGGTTTCAAATCTCCAACTGGACTTACTGACGATTTTTACATCTCTCCCTTAGACCAAAGGTTAAGGTCTTGTACTTGCGGATCCTTCTCTTTTGTTAGGATCCAAACAACTTCTCTTATCTTCTCTAATTCTTTGCACTTTAACTCAATGTAGACTCACCTTCCGACTTACTTCTGAGCAAGCTTTCTTACTAGGGAAACCTAGACTACTTACATGAATAgaaagctaatgtattcacaaTAATCTTAATGATTTAACTCTGATCACACTATCAATCTTGAGTAAACCTCTTTTCCACAACTCTTAAAGGCTATTATTCTATAGCTTGCTCTCTTATTGCTTAGCTGATTTTTTTTTCTCCATTGTCATTGTACTTCGTGTgcaacttaaactctttgggttctaacacGCATTCGGTATTTCAAATTGTTACCCACTGTCTAATGTTAAACTAGCTAAGTAAATCAAATCGTACATCTACTAGCTCTGCTGAAATTGTTAATTTACTATATCtactcaaaacttacttactaatcttttactaaccacctgctagcatcatgTTTTCTTGttctgctttgaataactaaagtgaacCATAAGGTTATTTCTAACTTCCCTCACCATTCGACCCTATTCTACGGTCGCGTACTATCTTTTTTTgaactatgtacatggatcacacttagaGAAAGCTTATATATCTTAAATGAAATCGGAAAAACCCCAAAATTTCTATACACTTCAAAATCATAGCATACTATAAACATCCGGGGTAAACATTTAGACACATAACCTAAGAGGGAACTGACAACTTGCATAAACTTTCTAGTTCTGATTTGGATAAATTtgaacaacttaaaatcatttcCTAAAATTCAATATCGGATGCTCTTTGTTCTCATTTCGTAAATCATATCTTCTTAGCCATATGCATGAGTTGTATGGAAAACATATCACTGGTTATAACAACCATTTCTGACTCCTAGGTACCCTTAGGCACTCATATGTCTAAAACTATAGTGATCAATTCTATGCCTGCTATGGTTAAATTCTTATCTTGTTACGCTATAGGATTTGACATTtgaactatcatcatccaacttgtggATCCATTTccaagacaacaacaacaacatacccagtattatctcACACCATGGGGTCTACGgatggtagtgtgtacgcagaccttaaccctaccttgtgaggatagagaggttgtttccaatagaccctaggctcaggaaagcataagcaccaaattaatgaaaatatagacaagaagggacaataccaaaaagccatataaaagtagaataaaaacaacaagacaATAAGGTGATAAATAAtgaaaaaatagcggttaggcataaaaacctactaccaacagaaagcgagactacgtgccaatactactgttatgaacactctagactacctactctactaccctaatcctcgaccatCTTCCTAtaaagggtcatgtcctcgatcAGCTGAAGATGtgccatgtcttgcctaatcatcTCTCCCTACCTCTTCTTTGGCCCACCTCTACCTCTCCgtaggccctccaatgtcaacctctcatACCTCCTCACCGGGGCatctgtgctcctcctcctcacatgaTGAAACCATCTAACCTTCGCTTCCCGCATTTTCTCCTCAATAGGGGCCACATGCACTTTGTCGCGAATAACCTTATTTATGATCCTATCTAACCTGGTGTGCTCGTACATTCATCTCAACATCCTTATCTATGCTACCTTCATCTTTTGGACATGAGCGATCTTGGCTGGATAACACTCACCCTCATACAACATTGTTGGTCTGACCAccactttatagaacttacccttaagttttggtggcaccttcttatcacacaaaacaccagaagcgagtctccatttcatccgtcccgccccaatacgatgtgtgacatcttcatcaatctccccatTCCCCTAAATAATAGACAAAGGTACTTAAAACTCCCTCTCCTAGGGATGACCTGCGAGTCCAGCCTCACCTCCCCTTCCCCTCCTCGAGTCTCGCCATCGgacttacactccaagtattctgtcttggtcatgctcaacttgaaacctttagattccAAGGTCTGCCTACATACTTCTAATTGTGTATTCACACTATCTTGTGTCTCGTCAATCCATATAATATCATCTGCAAATAGCATGCATCATGGTACCTCCCCTTGTATGTGGTGCGTCAGTACGTCCATCATTAGAGCAAACAAAAAAGAGGTGAGTGCTGACccctgatgcaaccccatcaTAACTGAAAAATGGTTTGAGTCCCCACCCACCATCCTCACTTGGGTCCttactccatcatacatgtccttaatcaaccTAACGCAGGCAACAGCtacacctctagcctccaaacatctccataaAACCTTCCTCAGAACTTTATTGTATGACTTTTCCAAGTCGATGAAACCATATGCAAGTCCTACTTTctctccctatactgctccatCAATATCCTAACAAGGTGGAAGGCTTATGTAGTCGAACGCCTCGGCATAAACCCAAATTGGATCTCGAAAATAGGCATACTCCTCCTCACCCTTagctctaccactctctcccaaactttcatagtATGGCTAAGTAGCTTGATACCCCAATAgttattgcaattttggatatcacccttgttcttgtgTACAGTAACCATCGTGCTCCACCTTCACTCTTCGAGCATCTTCTTCATTTTAAAAATAGCATTAAATAACCTAGTAAGCCACTCTAAGCTTGCCTTGCCCGCactcttccaaaactctatcGGGATTTCATCCGGCCAGGTCTCTTTGCCCCTGCTCATCTTATGCATAGCCCCCCAACTTCATCAACTTTAATCCACCTACAATACCCAAAGTcacaacaactcctgaagagttCAAAATCACCCAGTACAATGCTCCTATCCCCCTCCTCGTTCAAGAGACTATGGAAGTAGGCCTGCCAACTCCGACGGATAAGATCCTCATATAACAAAACTCTACCTTCTTCGTCCTTGATCACTTTACTTGGTCCAAGTCACGCGCCTTCCTTTATTGTGCCTTGGCTAACCTGAACAACCTCTTATCCCCACCTCGTCCCTCGAGTTCCTCATACAAATGACTAAAAGTTGTAGTCTTAGCTGCCATAACTACTAGCTTTGCCTCTTTCTTAGCCAACTTATAGTGCTCCCTTTTCGCCTTCTTCTCCTCCTTGTCTACACTTTCCACTAGCTTTAGATACGCTGCTTTCTTGGTTTTCACTTTTCCTTACACCTCTCCATTCCACCAGCAGTCTCCCTTGTGATCACTAGAGTAACCCTTTGAGACCCCTAATACCTCTCTCACGACTTCCCTAATGCACTGCATAGTCATGGTCCACATAGCACTTGTGTCCCCACTACTCCTCCAAGCCCCTATAGTCACTAACTTAAACTATAACTCCTATGCTTTAGCTTCCGTCAAGGCTCCCCACTTGATCCTATGTTGGCTATACATCGCTCTCTTCCTCCTCTTCCTCGTGATCTCAAGGTCCATGACTAGGAGCTTATGAAGGGTCAAGAGGTTCTCACTCGGGATGACCTTGAAATCCATGCAAAGACCTTTATCGTACTTCTTGTAGAGTAAATAATCAAGTTGAGCCTCGGCCATTGAACTCCGGAAGGTGACCAACTGCTCCCTCTTCTTCGAGAAACTCGAGTTTCCTATCACCAAATCAAATGCTCTAGCAAAGTCTAGCAGAGACGTTCCTCCTCCATTTCTATCTCCAAAACCAAAGACACCATGCACATCATCATATCGCCTAGACGTCGTCCAATATGTCCATTGAAATCTCCTCATATGAAAATTTTCTCGGTATGTGGGATACCATGCAACATCTCATCCAAATCCTCCCTGAAACGCCTCTTGActtcctcatccaagcctgcttgggGTGCATACGCACTGATTATGTTCAAAGTAAAACCTCCAACAACTAGCTTAGTAGTTGTCAGCCTATCATTCACCCTCCTAACCTCCACCACTAGTTCACGGAGGTCCTTATCAACCAAGATACCTACCCCGTTCTTACCCTCACCCTCCTAGAATGACAAAGTTTGAAATATATATGGATACACTACTATACACAAACTTGTCCTTTAGAGTATACCATCATCTGATAAATCACTTCTTGCACCATCTAGCGAGTCTTGGGTATTAATCCGGACCTAAAACATGCTAAGATTTTGGTGTAATTACTATTACTTACATTTTCTTCCAGCACCCAAATGCATCACTGTCACAAGTCACTTGAATTTGGATATACTGAAAATTGGAGATCTGATAACTAAATAACTGAATACTGAtgtactgaataaccataaacctGCTAACTAAAAGACTGTACAACTGGTACTtgaggtaaactgataaccataaaACATGATAACTGCTTTTATACTTTCTAATAAGATTATACTCTAATCTGtactactatccattgcatcctTTTAAGTCTTATCTATTACCAACCTATGCTCCATAATTATACCCCAATGGGTAATCAACCTCTCTAGGACCTTGGGTTTTTGTTGCTCGTCGCTGGGCATTTAATATGCCTTGAATTCGATAGGATGAGAAGGTTACCTAGTTCTCTAAGCTTTATGGCACGACctagagtagaaagaaatgagacaatcctgaatgtcttggtagttaaccattTATATGAATGGCTAGCACACACATATAAAAGGAAATTCTAAGCTTTTAGGCTACCTACTTTGCTCTAAGCTTTAGTGCTCTGATACAAAGCTTTGCCACGCCCCGAACTTGGGCCTGGACGTAAAATGACACATGATGCCTGACTACATATGACCGAGTGAACTAACTGGCTGGTTGAATCAACATGTGagatcataacatactgaatgtggaagataaactaacacatgttaATATActaaaagtttgaatgatataaATCAAGTGCGAAAACACTAATataattctgaaacatatttgtagcaaATAATTCTTAACATGAAAAGCCTGCGAttttgtctaactgttactctggTCTAttaagcctctaatgaagtattGAAAATACTGACTGTCTGGAAATACTGAAGACTGCAAGGTAATGATAATTCCCCAAAAAAACTGGGGATCACTAAATAgttggtacgagaatcctagcgctttAAATCGTCAACCTGTAATCATGACCTGTATTGTGAGATGTAGGctccgggcaaaagggacgtcagtacatttgaattgcacttgTATGTAAAGTAACTGAAAGAAAGAACTATAAATACTGAAACTGATACTGAGCTGATAATTGAGAATtaataattgataactgaaataataactattgaaatgaaaactaaaatgataactgataactaataactaaatgataactgataactgaacaaaacaaaggaagtaaggatataaATACTCCtcttctaaatgatgaacaaccagTTTATCTGAATAAactacggcctcgggcccaatatatatgtgcacaagatACAACCTCATGTCCatgtatacgtatacataactatgGCCTTAGGCCCAAAATGCATACCTCAGGCCAAAAtatgcataaagcatataaactacagcctcaggcccaaatacaggtatTCAACATTTAGGGATTTAaattcaggaactgagaatcatactgcaatatgtgatgctgaaatactgaatcatattgagttacatgatactggaatactaaataggactagactgagacatgtattcttgaactgattatgaaaacTGAAACTTCAGTTGTTTATGACATGTTGAGTAATTTAGACTGAGACTCAttggcatcaaacccaagtctttATTGATTAcacactgagctcacaacgttcacaATGAAAGTCATGAATGAGTTACAAAGCTAGAGAATAGAATTTCTGTAACTATTCAAGGatctaggcttaactatatttctgaggcaattagaaatgtcgtaaaagaaacgtagtatatggagaatcattaacattacCAAACATAGGGAGTTagtctcacataccttaacttcctgctcttgagcgtaatacaacattcgccaaccctttcaaatttaatctatatcaatacaagtcaaaagggattccaaattagcaataatactcatgttttggtcatataggcattttatcaaacacttgaaGGGTATAAAGCTTCATAGCCCTCGTTAATGGTATTTCTACACCCAACAACATATTCTTTTGcttctagataaattctaaaacCTTAATATGCTATAATCAATaccattctttatcacccataagatAAACGATATCCTTAATCCATAATCAACAACCAACAATCCAAGCTTAtaaccgttcatgcttttctattaaacctatcaactcatatctcatgaacttggagtctataatcattaattcaaTGCTATAATCAATTAGAGTATGAAGGTATTACCTTTTGACGTTCAATgctcttgaattcgagttctaggatTTCTTCTCTCAACtatgatgtcccaatcgaatatttAATGATTTGAAGGGTTTACCTATGTTAATAAAGTTTTGGAggattgaaattaacttagaatcaccgttagaacttaccttggatggtgAAGGGATCTCTGAGGAGTTAGGCTCTTGAGAGCTTCTCTTTCTAGAGCTAGTTTTTGTGTTTTGGGGGTGTGGGGAATGAGGTAGAGCTTGTAAAATGACCCTCCCGGGTGTGCTCCCTCGCATTTAAGGCCCAAACGCGCACCTGAATGCGCAGAAGGGTAGTAGCACTTCCACAAGTGTACGGCCACGCACGTGACCATCCAGTCGCACCTGGGCATGTATACTGCATATTGTCCAGTAAAATATACATAACTTTTTGCACAAACATCCGTtcgggctccacaatatatcgtttgAAATATATTTCAAAGGctaacaacttttatgttttgcgtTTTCACCAATTCCTAACAAAATTTCATGAAATCAGTCTGAAAGACAGACCTTCCATAAAACTTAGTTGATTTTATCGAATCTTATGCACACCACTCCCC
Proteins encoded in this window:
- the LOC138868258 gene encoding uncharacterized protein, which codes for MRRFQWTYWTTSRRYDDVHGVFGFGDRNGGGTSLLDFARAFDLVIGNSSFSKKREQLVTFRSSMAEAQLDYLLYKKYDKGLCMDFKVIPSENLLTLHKLLVMDLEITRKRRKRAMYSQHRIKWGALTEAKA